The Streptomyces sp. NBC_00691 genome has a segment encoding these proteins:
- a CDS encoding SpoIIE family protein phosphatase produces the protein MTDEDRRTRNGEIGPAEWLAMNRTGSFDWDLDTGTIDVDKSGLLVFGVAPDAYDGRPVSLIARLDPEERARLENVVREAVTSGEVSYTAHFPIPQPGGPPHWTHVQARILRSPDGRARRIVGVVRDTTAEVTRFAFVQELEKRREVQTNIVERTTAALSRAVTVDDVTAALTGPGGLARLGADGLALGLVENGSLNIIALSGETLDVLNDFRVRRLDRAMPLAEAVLSGRPRFVSSFSSLGRDFPELAPYLERLDFRAACYLPLVAQARSLGGMALFYRGRTSFNADERNLALGLAAIVAQSLQRAILFDEERELATGLQATMLPRRIPRITGGEIAVRYHAAWSGRQVGGDWYDVIALPRGRVGIVVGDVQGHDTHAAAIMGQLRIALRAYAGEGHAPSTVLARASRFLAELDTNRFATCTYAQVDLGSGTLRAVRAGHLGPLIRHTDGRVGQPKLRGGLPLGLATVFGDEEFPETRLDLVPGETLVLCTDGLVEQPGSDIETGLAALSAAISSGPPQAEALADHLSERLWERWGAGDDVALLVLRRSPDPGTPRAPRIHQYIHQADPQGLSDARAAVGQALHDWGMSELADDAELLTGELLVNVLLHTEGGAVLTLEVLPEPVRRVRLSVQDRSSAWPRRRTPGEAATSGRGLMLLDALASRWGVEPRGEGKAVWCEIGPAEVPADLGHGV, from the coding sequence ATGACCGATGAAGACCGGCGTACGCGCAATGGCGAGATCGGGCCCGCCGAGTGGCTCGCCATGAACCGGACCGGCAGCTTCGACTGGGATCTCGACACGGGCACCATCGATGTCGACAAGTCCGGGCTGCTGGTCTTCGGCGTTGCCCCGGACGCCTACGACGGCCGCCCGGTGTCGCTGATCGCCCGCCTCGACCCCGAGGAGCGGGCCAGGCTGGAGAACGTCGTCCGGGAGGCGGTCACCAGCGGCGAGGTCTCGTACACCGCGCACTTCCCCATCCCGCAGCCCGGCGGACCACCCCACTGGACGCATGTGCAGGCACGGATCCTCCGCTCGCCCGACGGGCGGGCGCGGCGGATCGTCGGGGTCGTCCGGGACACGACGGCCGAGGTCACCCGCTTCGCGTTCGTCCAGGAACTGGAGAAGCGGCGCGAGGTCCAGACGAACATCGTCGAGCGGACGACGGCCGCGCTGTCGCGCGCGGTGACCGTGGACGACGTGACGGCCGCCCTGACCGGCCCCGGCGGGCTCGCCAGGCTCGGCGCCGACGGCCTGGCGCTCGGCCTCGTCGAGAACGGCTCGCTGAACATCATCGCGCTCAGCGGCGAGACCCTCGACGTGCTGAACGACTTCCGGGTCCGGCGGCTCGACCGGGCCATGCCGCTGGCCGAGGCGGTCCTGAGCGGGCGGCCCCGTTTCGTGTCCTCGTTCTCGTCGCTCGGGCGGGACTTCCCCGAGCTCGCCCCGTACCTGGAGCGCCTGGACTTCCGGGCGGCCTGCTATCTGCCGCTGGTCGCGCAGGCGCGGTCGCTCGGTGGCATGGCCCTGTTCTACCGGGGCCGTACCTCGTTCAACGCCGACGAGCGCAACCTGGCCCTCGGCCTCGCGGCGATCGTCGCCCAGTCCCTCCAGCGGGCGATCCTCTTCGACGAGGAGCGGGAGCTGGCGACCGGGCTCCAGGCGACGATGCTGCCCCGCCGTATCCCGCGGATCACCGGCGGCGAGATCGCCGTGCGTTACCACGCGGCCTGGAGCGGGCGGCAGGTCGGCGGCGACTGGTACGACGTGATCGCGCTGCCCCGGGGCCGGGTCGGCATCGTCGTGGGCGACGTCCAGGGGCACGACACCCACGCCGCCGCCATCATGGGGCAGCTGCGCATCGCCCTGCGCGCGTACGCCGGTGAGGGCCACGCCCCGTCGACGGTGCTGGCCCGCGCCTCCCGGTTTCTCGCCGAGCTGGACACCAACCGGTTCGCCACCTGCACGTACGCCCAGGTGGATCTGGGCAGCGGCACGCTGCGCGCCGTTCGGGCCGGGCACCTCGGGCCGCTGATCCGGCACACCGACGGCCGGGTCGGGCAGCCCAAGCTGCGGGGCGGGCTGCCGCTGGGGCTCGCGACCGTGTTCGGCGACGAGGAGTTCCCGGAGACGCGGCTCGACCTCGTCCCCGGGGAGACCCTGGTGCTGTGCACGGACGGGCTCGTCGAGCAGCCCGGATCGGACATCGAGACCGGTCTCGCCGCGCTCTCGGCGGCCATCAGCAGCGGCCCGCCGCAGGCGGAGGCCCTGGCCGACCACCTCTCCGAGCGGCTGTGGGAGCGCTGGGGCGCGGGCGACGACGTGGCCCTCCTGGTGCTGCGGCGCAGCCCGGACCCGGGCACGCCCCGAGCGCCGCGCATCCACCAGTACATCCACCAGGCCGATCCGCAGGGCCTGTCGGACGCGCGTGCGGCCGTGGGGCAGGCGCTGCACGACTGGGGCATGTCGGAACTGGCCGACGACGCCGAGTTGTTGACGGGTGAGCTGCTCGTCAACGTCCTGCTCCACACCGAGGGCGGCGCGGTCCTGACCCTGGAGGTGCTGCCCGAACCGGTGCGGCGGGTACGGCTCTCGGTGCAGGACCGGTCGAGTGCCTGGCCCCGGCGGCGTACCCCCGGCGAGGCCGCCACCTCCGGGCGCGGACTGATGCTGCTCGACGCGCTGGCCTCGCGCTGGGGTGTCGAGCCACGCGGCGAGGGCAAGGCCGTGTGGTGCGAGATCGGTCCGGCGGAGGTGCCGGCCGACCTCGGTCACGGCGTCTGA
- a CDS encoding NADP-dependent succinic semialdehyde dehydrogenase: protein MGIATVNPATGETLRVYEAHGPEEVERRIAAAHEAYRQYRTTSFAERARLLRAAAALLDEDNEDIAHTMTVEMGKPISAARAEAAKCAKAMRWYAHNAEELLADEHPAESDVQDSGADVARVHYRPLGPILAVMPWNFPLWQVIRFAAPALMAGNTGLLKHASNVPRTALYLGDLFRRAGYPEGCFQALLIGSRDVERVLRDPRVVAATLTGSEPAGRAVASVAGDEVKKTVLELGGSDPFIVMPSADVVGAVKTAVTARVQNNGQSCIAAKRFIVHENVYDDFSERFTAAMNALTVGDPLDEATDVGPLATEQGRADLEALVDDAVRRGATALCGGHRPEEPELANGWYYRPTVLAGITPEMRIHQEETFGPVATVYRVRDIEEAVTVANDSPFGLSSNVWTRSSEDVAFLVRDLEAGGVFVNGMTASHPALPFGGIKRSGYGRELSGHGIREFCNATTVWQRA, encoded by the coding sequence ATGGGCATCGCCACCGTGAACCCCGCGACCGGCGAGACGCTGCGCGTCTACGAGGCCCACGGGCCCGAGGAGGTCGAGCGGCGGATCGCCGCCGCCCACGAGGCGTACCGCCAGTACCGCACCACCTCCTTCGCCGAACGCGCCCGTCTGCTGCGCGCCGCCGCCGCTCTCCTCGACGAGGACAACGAGGACATCGCGCACACCATGACCGTCGAGATGGGCAAGCCGATCTCCGCGGCCCGCGCGGAGGCCGCCAAGTGCGCCAAGGCGATGCGCTGGTACGCCCACAACGCCGAGGAGCTGCTCGCCGACGAGCACCCGGCGGAGAGCGACGTCCAGGACTCCGGCGCCGACGTGGCGCGCGTCCACTACCGGCCGCTCGGCCCGATCCTCGCCGTCATGCCGTGGAACTTCCCGCTCTGGCAGGTGATCCGCTTCGCCGCGCCCGCGCTCATGGCGGGCAACACCGGTCTCCTCAAGCACGCCTCCAACGTGCCGAGGACCGCGCTCTACCTCGGCGACCTCTTCCGCCGCGCCGGATACCCCGAGGGCTGCTTCCAGGCCCTGCTCATCGGGTCCCGCGACGTCGAGCGCGTCCTGCGGGACCCCAGGGTCGTCGCCGCCACCCTCACCGGCAGCGAACCCGCGGGCAGGGCCGTCGCCTCCGTCGCGGGCGACGAGGTCAAGAAGACCGTCCTGGAACTCGGCGGCAGCGACCCGTTCATCGTCATGCCCTCGGCCGATGTCGTCGGGGCCGTGAAGACGGCCGTCACCGCGCGCGTGCAGAACAACGGGCAGTCCTGCATCGCCGCCAAGCGGTTCATCGTCCACGAGAACGTGTACGACGACTTCTCCGAGCGCTTCACCGCCGCCATGAACGCCCTCACCGTCGGCGATCCCCTCGACGAGGCCACCGATGTCGGCCCCCTCGCCACGGAACAGGGCCGCGCCGATCTGGAGGCGCTCGTCGACGACGCGGTACGGCGGGGTGCCACCGCCCTGTGCGGCGGCCACCGGCCGGAGGAGCCGGAACTGGCGAACGGCTGGTACTACCGGCCCACCGTGCTCGCCGGCATCACCCCGGAGATGCGGATCCACCAGGAGGAGACCTTCGGGCCGGTCGCCACGGTGTACCGGGTCCGTGACATCGAGGAGGCCGTGACCGTCGCCAACGACTCCCCGTTCGGACTCAGTTCCAACGTCTGGACCCGCTCCTCGGAGGACGTCGCCTTCCTCGTACGCGATCTGGAGGCCGGGGGCGTGTTCGTCAACGGCATGACGGCCTCGCACCCCGCCCTCCCCTTCGGCGGGATCAAGCGCTCCGGTTACGGCCGAGAGCTCTCCGGGCACGGCATCCGCGAGTTCTGCAACGCGACGACGGTCTGGCAGCGCGCCTGA
- a CDS encoding class II aldolase/adducin family protein: MSTVPPALAAAVGPLPEGVVLPLPPAFDSVEEERRYRKEQLAAGFRIFGRFGFSEGVAGHITVRDPGDPDAFWVNPFGMSFGQIKASDLILVDHEGTVLEGRRPVNRAAFVIHSRVHAARPDAIAAAHSHSLYGKAFSSLGIPLDPITQDACAFFEDHGIYDDYRGVVNETEEGERVAKALGDHKAVILKNHGLLTVGQSVAEAVWWFVTMERSCQAQLLAMAAGTPQHIDRETALLTRGQIGGHLAGWFQARPLWDQITASDPDLFD, from the coding sequence ATGAGCACCGTGCCGCCCGCGCTCGCCGCCGCCGTCGGGCCGTTGCCCGAAGGGGTCGTCCTTCCGCTGCCGCCCGCCTTCGACTCCGTCGAGGAGGAGCGCCGGTACCGCAAGGAGCAACTCGCCGCCGGTTTCCGCATCTTCGGACGGTTCGGCTTCTCCGAGGGGGTCGCCGGGCACATCACCGTCCGCGACCCCGGTGACCCCGACGCCTTCTGGGTCAACCCCTTCGGCATGAGCTTCGGCCAGATCAAGGCCTCCGACCTGATCCTGGTGGACCACGAAGGGACCGTACTGGAGGGGCGCAGGCCCGTGAACCGGGCCGCGTTCGTCATCCACTCACGGGTCCACGCCGCCCGGCCCGACGCGATCGCCGCCGCGCACTCGCACTCCCTGTACGGCAAGGCCTTCTCCAGCCTCGGCATCCCGCTCGACCCGATCACCCAGGACGCCTGCGCCTTCTTCGAGGACCACGGGATCTACGACGACTACCGGGGCGTGGTCAACGAGACCGAGGAGGGCGAGCGCGTCGCCAAGGCCCTGGGCGACCACAAGGCGGTCATCCTCAAGAACCACGGGCTGTTGACCGTCGGTCAGTCCGTCGCCGAGGCCGTGTGGTGGTTCGTCACCATGGAGCGGTCCTGCCAGGCGCAGCTCCTCGCGATGGCGGCGGGCACGCCGCAGCACATCGACCGGGAGACGGCCCTGCTCACGCGCGGGCAGATCGGCGGGCACCTGGCCGGCTGGTTCCAGGCGCGCCCGCTGTGGGATCAGATCACGGCGTCGGATCCGGACCTCTTCGACTGA
- a CDS encoding TetR/AcrR family transcriptional regulator: MPKGVTRRRPRTRAALLKAALETFAEHGFHATTIEQICERAGFTRGAYYSNFASKEELFLALFDEHSDRTVGRLADAIDALTAEEYTLTRLAELASRVEPDERDWYLVTTEFTLHAIRDPQAAWVLARHDARLRAEIARGLTLVLRRAGRELTVDADRFARLLIALREGGLAQSYVEPAELPPGSLELQFLPPLLEASTRRIPGAGTSGDTDTGSDAGQ; the protein is encoded by the coding sequence GTGCCGAAAGGTGTCACCAGGAGGCGGCCCCGTACCCGCGCGGCCCTGCTGAAGGCCGCCCTGGAGACCTTCGCCGAGCACGGCTTCCACGCGACGACGATCGAGCAGATCTGTGAGCGAGCCGGATTCACGCGGGGCGCGTACTACTCGAACTTCGCGAGCAAGGAAGAGCTCTTCCTCGCCCTCTTCGACGAGCACAGCGACCGGACCGTGGGACGGCTCGCCGACGCGATCGACGCGCTGACCGCCGAGGAGTACACCCTGACCCGGCTCGCGGAGCTCGCCTCCAGGGTCGAACCGGACGAGCGGGACTGGTACCTCGTCACCACCGAGTTCACCCTGCACGCCATCCGCGACCCGCAGGCCGCCTGGGTGCTGGCGCGCCACGACGCGCGGCTGCGGGCCGAGATCGCTCGCGGGCTCACCCTCGTCCTGCGCCGGGCCGGGCGCGAACTGACCGTGGACGCCGACCGGTTCGCGCGTCTCCTCATCGCCCTGCGCGAGGGGGGACTCGCGCAGAGCTACGTGGAGCCGGCCGAGCTGCCGCCGGGCAGCCTGGAGCTGCAGTTCCTCCCCCCGCTCCTGGAGGCGTCGACGCGGCGGATCCCGGGCGCCGGCACCTCCGGTGACACGGACACCGGCAGTGATGCCGGGCAGTGA
- a CDS encoding serine/threonine-protein kinase has product MAGGPQDDPELPAGRPSGLLGKEIAGYRVEREIGRGGMAVVYRARDLRLDRTVALKLLAPELARNDTFRKRFAHESRVAASIDHPHIVPVFDAGETEGVLYIAMRYVAGQDLVALLDREGPLPPGKAGRIAVQVASALDAAHAHDLVHRDVKPGNILVAEGTDRDHPEHVYLTDFGLTKKSLSLTGFTTVGEFVGTLDYVAPEQISGKPVDGRCDVYSLACVVFETLVGAPPFRRDTDWAVLWAQQYDPPPPLSEVRPGLPGAADAVFARALAKTPEERYGTCLEFVAELRAALTTGGASGSFVTKGGPEPLTPPRDPPAWARPVFRAR; this is encoded by the coding sequence ATGGCAGGCGGGCCGCAGGACGACCCGGAGCTGCCGGCGGGCCGTCCGTCCGGACTCCTGGGCAAGGAGATCGCGGGCTACCGGGTGGAGCGCGAGATCGGCCGGGGCGGGATGGCGGTCGTGTACCGGGCGCGGGATCTGCGGCTCGACCGGACCGTGGCACTGAAGCTGCTCGCCCCCGAGCTGGCCCGTAACGACACCTTCCGCAAGCGTTTCGCGCACGAGTCGAGGGTCGCCGCCTCGATCGACCACCCCCACATCGTGCCTGTCTTCGACGCGGGCGAGACGGAGGGGGTGCTGTACATCGCCATGCGGTACGTGGCGGGGCAGGACCTGGTGGCCCTGCTGGACCGCGAGGGGCCGCTGCCGCCCGGGAAGGCGGGGCGGATCGCCGTGCAGGTGGCCTCGGCCCTGGACGCGGCGCACGCCCACGACCTGGTGCACCGGGATGTGAAGCCCGGCAACATCCTGGTCGCTGAGGGTACCGACCGGGACCATCCGGAGCATGTGTACCTCACGGACTTCGGCCTGACGAAGAAGTCGTTGTCGCTGACGGGGTTCACCACGGTGGGCGAGTTCGTGGGCACGCTGGACTACGTGGCGCCCGAGCAGATCTCGGGGAAGCCGGTGGACGGCCGGTGCGATGTGTACAGCCTGGCGTGTGTGGTGTTCGAGACGCTGGTGGGTGCGCCGCCGTTCCGCCGTGACACCGACTGGGCGGTGCTGTGGGCGCAGCAGTACGACCCGCCGCCGCCGCTCTCCGAGGTCAGGCCGGGGCTGCCGGGGGCCGCGGACGCGGTCTTCGCGAGGGCGCTGGCGAAGACGCCCGAGGAGCGGTACGGGACGTGCCTGGAGTTCGTGGCGGAGCTGCGGGCCGCGTTGACGACGGGCGGAGCATCCGGGTCGTTCGTGACGAAGGGCGGCCCGGAGCCGCTGACTCCGCCGCGGGACCCGCCCGCGTGGGCGAGGCCGGTGTTCCGGGCACGGTAG
- a CDS encoding ThuA domain-containing protein, with translation MPTPDVLIYTRTTGYRHDSITDGAAALMELAHELGRKAEVTDDPEAFTTGRLARCAVVVLLSTTGNVLTPEGRTAFEAYLRGGGALLAVHAAANAEPDWPFYGELLGTRFDGHPELQPGIVLVDDHDHPATAPLPDRWEWTDEWYNFTSDPRGGGKHEGTGKPGDGSESGVWILARADETSYRGGTHGDDHPLVWCREIDGGRVFFTALGHAAETYRDPVFRAHLSGALSWLTAR, from the coding sequence GTGCCCACCCCGGACGTCCTGATCTACACCCGCACCACGGGCTACCGCCACGACTCGATCACCGACGGGGCCGCGGCGCTCATGGAGCTGGCGCACGAGCTCGGCCGGAAGGCCGAGGTGACGGACGACCCGGAGGCCTTCACGACCGGGCGCCTCGCGCGGTGCGCCGTCGTCGTCCTGCTCTCCACGACCGGGAACGTCCTCACGCCGGAGGGACGCACCGCCTTCGAGGCGTACCTGAGGGGCGGCGGCGCCCTGCTCGCCGTCCACGCGGCCGCCAACGCCGAGCCCGACTGGCCCTTCTACGGAGAACTGCTCGGCACCCGCTTCGACGGCCACCCCGAGCTCCAGCCCGGCATCGTCCTCGTCGACGACCACGACCACCCCGCGACGGCCCCGCTGCCGGACCGCTGGGAGTGGACCGACGAGTGGTACAACTTCACGTCGGACCCGCGGGGCGGCGGGAAGCACGAGGGCACGGGGAAGCCCGGGGACGGCTCCGAGTCCGGGGTGTGGATCCTCGCCCGGGCCGACGAGACCTCGTACCGGGGCGGCACGCACGGTGACGACCACCCGCTGGTCTGGTGCCGGGAGATCGACGGCGGGCGGGTGTTCTTCACCGCGCTCGGTCACGCCGCGGAGACGTACCGCGACCCCGTCTTCCGCGCCCACCTCTCCGGCGCCCTGTCCTGGCTCACCGCCCGGTAG
- a CDS encoding FHA domain-containing protein codes for MGERPVAPAAPELVLEIDGDATRMSPSRVYRIGRDPTSDVVLADARASWHHAVLSAAAGHWTLADEGSTNGTFTDGLRVAGRQEVGAGTVVRFGHPEDGPRAVLSSGAAPSAPAAAVPEAQPEAAPPPEPAPADSPADPPPTPATPAPAPTPAPAPAPAPAPAPAEAAPPAEAPTPAPAPAPAPAAASPVTPDLGTPPNAPLPRPPSVAHPAATGTFRQPTSVRPLPAHSIRIGRAPDNDVVVPDLVVSRHHAELRARPDGTYWIHDLGSHNGTYLNGAPVVDARVTPDDIVGVGHCAFCLIGGQLVEFTDTGEVSLDVQSLAVTVDHGRKILLDEVSFPVGEKCLLGVVGPSGAGKSTLLGALTGQRPADRGTVLYDGRDLYRDYAELRQRIGLVPQDDILHLQLTVRRALGYAAELRFPEDTEPDERRARVDEVIRELGLTERAQQPIHSLSGGQRKRVSVALELLTKPSLLFLDEPTSGLDPGMDRSVMHMLRGLADDGRTVVVVTHSVLSLDVCDRLLVLAPGGRVAYYGPPADSLGFFGFDQWPEAFEAFENDRDRDWAGLYRSSRFHRRYVSDATARPNVPLPGASPGEREPAPPPKAQSWGSQLRTLVRRYAAALSADRTFLAIMIALPFVMGAMARALSEGGFNQESTLNVLLILCVGGVLTGAANAVRELVKERTIYRRERAVGLSRSAYLASKVVVLGTITVVQAVVLTLVALIGVPLNVPGGKGVLMPPLVEITLAVALLSFTAMMLGLLVSALVRKEEVTMPLLVLLAIVQVVFCGALLTVRGTPVLEQLAWLVPSRWAFAAMGATVDIGTVSPSEKTADPLMDHTASAWLFDMGMMVVLCLVLGLLVARLLRRHEPVVMRR; via the coding sequence ATGGGAGAGCGACCCGTCGCGCCCGCGGCGCCCGAGCTGGTCCTCGAGATCGACGGGGACGCGACCCGGATGAGTCCGAGCCGCGTCTATCGCATCGGACGTGACCCGACCAGCGACGTCGTCCTCGCGGACGCGCGCGCGTCCTGGCACCACGCGGTGCTCAGCGCCGCCGCCGGCCACTGGACCCTCGCGGACGAGGGCAGCACGAACGGCACCTTCACGGACGGCCTGCGGGTGGCCGGGCGGCAGGAGGTGGGTGCCGGGACGGTCGTACGCTTCGGGCATCCGGAGGACGGCCCCCGCGCGGTCCTGTCGTCGGGAGCCGCCCCGTCCGCTCCGGCGGCGGCGGTGCCGGAGGCGCAGCCGGAAGCGGCGCCGCCGCCCGAACCGGCCCCTGCCGACTCGCCGGCGGACCCCCCGCCCACTCCGGCGACGCCGGCACCCGCCCCGACACCGGCGCCCGCACCCGCACCCGCACCCGCACCCGCACCCGCCGAGGCCGCGCCCCCGGCCGAGGCTCCCACGCCCGCCCCCGCGCCGGCCCCCGCACCCGCGGCGGCCTCCCCCGTGACCCCCGACCTCGGCACCCCGCCGAACGCGCCGCTCCCCCGGCCCCCCTCCGTCGCGCACCCCGCCGCCACCGGCACCTTCCGGCAGCCGACGTCCGTGCGGCCGTTGCCCGCCCACAGCATCCGGATCGGCCGCGCCCCCGACAACGACGTCGTCGTCCCCGATCTCGTCGTCTCCCGGCACCACGCCGAGCTGCGCGCCCGCCCCGACGGCACGTACTGGATCCATGACCTGGGCAGCCACAACGGCACCTACCTCAACGGCGCCCCCGTCGTCGACGCCCGCGTGACGCCGGACGACATCGTCGGTGTCGGCCACTGCGCGTTCTGTCTCATCGGCGGGCAGCTCGTCGAGTTCACCGACACCGGCGAGGTCTCCCTCGACGTCCAGTCCCTCGCCGTCACCGTCGACCACGGACGCAAGATCCTCCTCGACGAGGTGTCGTTCCCCGTGGGCGAGAAGTGCCTGCTGGGGGTGGTGGGACCGTCCGGCGCCGGGAAGTCGACGCTCCTGGGCGCGCTCACCGGGCAGCGCCCCGCCGACCGGGGCACGGTGCTCTACGACGGCCGCGACCTGTACCGGGACTACGCCGAGCTGCGCCAGCGCATCGGGCTCGTCCCGCAGGACGACATCCTGCACCTCCAGCTGACCGTGCGCCGAGCCCTCGGGTACGCCGCGGAGCTGCGCTTCCCCGAGGACACCGAGCCGGACGAGCGGCGGGCCCGGGTGGACGAGGTGATCCGGGAGCTGGGACTCACGGAACGCGCGCAGCAGCCCATCCACAGCCTCTCCGGCGGCCAGCGCAAGCGGGTGAGCGTCGCGCTCGAACTGCTCACCAAGCCGTCGCTGCTGTTCCTCGACGAGCCGACGTCCGGTCTCGACCCCGGCATGGACCGGTCCGTGATGCACATGCTGCGCGGGCTCGCGGACGACGGCCGGACCGTCGTCGTCGTCACGCACAGCGTGCTCAGTCTGGACGTGTGCGACCGGCTCCTCGTCCTCGCGCCGGGCGGCCGGGTCGCCTACTACGGGCCGCCCGCGGACTCCCTCGGCTTCTTCGGTTTCGACCAGTGGCCCGAGGCCTTCGAGGCCTTCGAGAACGACCGGGACCGTGACTGGGCGGGTCTGTACCGGTCCTCGCGCTTCCACCGCCGCTACGTCTCCGACGCGACGGCCCGCCCGAACGTCCCCCTGCCGGGGGCCTCCCCGGGGGAACGGGAGCCGGCACCACCGCCGAAAGCGCAGAGCTGGGGCTCCCAGCTGCGGACGCTCGTCCGCCGGTACGCCGCGGCGCTCTCCGCCGACCGCACGTTCCTGGCCATCATGATCGCGCTGCCGTTCGTGATGGGCGCGATGGCCCGGGCCCTGTCCGAGGGCGGCTTCAACCAGGAGTCGACGCTGAACGTCCTGCTCATCCTCTGTGTGGGCGGTGTCCTCACGGGCGCGGCGAACGCCGTCCGCGAACTGGTCAAGGAACGGACCATCTACCGTCGCGAGAGAGCCGTCGGCCTCTCCCGCTCGGCTTACCTCGCCTCCAAGGTGGTCGTCCTCGGCACGATCACGGTGGTCCAGGCCGTCGTCCTGACCCTGGTGGCCCTGATCGGCGTCCCGCTGAACGTGCCCGGCGGCAAGGGCGTCCTGATGCCACCGCTCGTGGAGATCACCCTCGCCGTCGCACTGCTCTCGTTCACGGCGATGATGCTCGGGCTGCTCGTCTCCGCCCTCGTCCGCAAGGAGGAGGTGACGATGCCGCTGCTCGTCCTCCTCGCGATCGTGCAGGTGGTGTTCTGCGGTGCGCTCCTGACCGTGCGGGGGACTCCCGTCCTGGAGCAGCTGGCGTGGCTGGTGCCGTCGCGGTGGGCGTTCGCGGCGATGGGCGCCACGGTGGACATCGGGACGGTCTCGCCGAGCGAGAAGACGGCGGATCCGCTGATGGACCACACGGCGTCGGCCTGGTTGTTCGACATGGGCATGATGGTCGTGCTCTGTCTCGTCCTCGGTCTGCTCGTGGCGCGGCTGCTGCGCCGCCACGAGCCGGTCGTGATGCGGAGGTAG
- a CDS encoding PHP domain-containing protein, giving the protein MDPVAALNRIAFLLERAQAPGYRARAFRTAAAAVSALPDGEAADRAAAGTLEAVKGLGPKTAAVVREALDGRVPEYLAGLEAELEESLRTDGGTSGGEALRAALRGDCHLHSDWSDGGATIEDMGRAAAALGHEWAVLTDHSPRLTVARGLSAERLLEQLDVVARLNAEWAPFRLLTGIECDILEDGSLDQEPELLDRLDLVVGSAHSKLRMDARAMTRRLERAVRNPLMDVLGHCTGRLVAGGRLRPESEFDAERVFAACAESGTAVEINSRPERLDPPRRLLRLAVATGTYFAVDTDAHAPGQLEWQIIGCARAEECGVPEDRVINTWSADRLTEWTRA; this is encoded by the coding sequence ATGGATCCTGTGGCCGCCCTGAACCGGATCGCGTTCCTCCTCGAGCGCGCCCAAGCGCCGGGGTACCGGGCCCGGGCCTTCCGTACGGCGGCCGCCGCGGTCTCCGCCCTGCCGGACGGCGAGGCGGCCGACCGCGCGGCGGCGGGCACCCTGGAGGCCGTGAAGGGCCTCGGACCGAAGACGGCGGCGGTGGTGCGCGAGGCGCTGGACGGACGGGTCCCGGAGTATCTGGCGGGGCTCGAGGCGGAGCTGGAGGAGTCGCTGCGGACCGACGGAGGGACGAGCGGGGGCGAGGCCCTGCGGGCGGCCCTGCGCGGCGACTGCCATCTCCACTCGGACTGGTCCGACGGCGGCGCCACGATCGAGGACATGGGCCGCGCGGCGGCGGCCCTCGGCCACGAGTGGGCGGTGCTCACCGACCATTCGCCCCGCCTCACGGTGGCACGCGGGCTCTCGGCCGAGCGGCTCCTGGAGCAACTCGACGTGGTGGCGCGGCTGAACGCGGAGTGGGCACCGTTCCGGCTGCTCACCGGGATCGAGTGCGACATCCTGGAGGACGGTTCGCTCGACCAGGAACCCGAGCTCCTGGACCGTCTCGACCTCGTGGTCGGTTCGGCCCACTCGAAACTCCGCATGGACGCCAGGGCGATGACCCGGCGGCTCGAACGGGCCGTGCGCAACCCTCTGATGGACGTGCTCGGGCACTGTACGGGCCGTCTGGTGGCGGGCGGGCGACTGCGGCCGGAGTCGGAGTTCGACGCGGAGCGGGTCTTCGCCGCCTGCGCCGAGTCCGGGACGGCGGTCGAGATCAACAGCCGCCCGGAGCGGCTCGACCCGCCGCGCCGGCTGCTCCGGCTCGCGGTGGCGACGGGCACGTACTTCGCGGTGGACACGGACGCGCACGCGCCGGGCCAGCTGGAGTGGCAGATCATCGGCTGCGCGCGGGCGGAGGAGTGCGGAGTGCCGGAGGACCGGGTGATCAACACCTGGTCGGCGGACCGGCTGACGGAGTGGACCCGGGCCTGA